Proteins encoded in a region of the Xylocopa sonorina isolate GNS202 chromosome 1, iyXylSono1_principal, whole genome shotgun sequence genome:
- the Pabp2 gene encoding poly(A) binding protein nuclear 1 — protein sequence MSESDLLATDHIDGLDGLENGQDGDTIMQCDSVKRELNEANIDDPELEAIKARVREMEEEAEKLKQLQSEVDKQMNMGSPPGITSPLNMSLEDKMEVDNRSIYVGNVDYGATAEELEQHFHGCGSVNRVTILCNKFDGHPKGFAYIEFAERDSVQTAMAMDESMFRGRQIKVMPKRTNKPGLSVTNRGPRGARGYRGIARGIIRGSAYFGYRPIRRPRSYRRGYFMPY from the exons ATGTCTGAATCGGATCTTTTAGCTACTGATCATATCGATGGTCTAGATGGGCTTGAAAACGGTCAAGATGGAGATACCATTATGCAATGTGATAGTGTAAAGCGTGAATTGAATGAAGCAAATATCGATGATCCG gaATTAGAAGCTATTAAGGCACGTGTTAGAGAAATGgaagaagaagcagaaaaaTTAAAACAATTGCAATCCGAAGTGGACAAACAAATGAACATGGGTAGTCCACCTGGAATAA CAAGTCCATTAAATATGTCTCTCGAAGACAAAATGGAAGTTGATAACAGATCCATTTATGTTGGAAAT GTTGATTACGGCGCCACAGCAGAAGAATTGGAACAACATTTTCATGGTTGTGGCAGTGTTAACAGAGTAACTATATTGTGCAATAAATTTGATGGACATCCGAAAGGGTTTGCTTACATAGAATTTGCAGAACGTGATTCTGTACAAACAGCTATGGCTATGGATGAATCTATGTTCAGAGGGCGTCAAATTAAAGTAATGCCTAAGCGAACAAATAAACCTGGGCTGTCTGTAACAAATAG GGGACCACGTGGAGCACGGGGTTACCGAGGTATAGCCAGGGGGATCATACGTGGTAGTGCATATTTTGGATATAGACCTATAAGGCGACCTAG GAGCTACAGACGAGGATACTTCATGCCGTATTGA